A genomic window from Streptomyces mirabilis includes:
- the pcaC gene encoding 4-carboxymuconolactone decarboxylase: protein MSETPMNTLQYRFDGPEDAPVLILGPSLGTTWHMWDRQIPELSKNWRIFRFDLPGHGGAPAYPAGSVTELAGRLLATLDGLGVQRFGYAGCAFGGAIGIELALRHPERIASLAVIAASPRFGSADEFRQRGVIVRSNGLDPIARSSPERWFTSGFAAAQPAITEWAVQMVRTTDPGCYIAACEALAAFDVRVELGRIGVPTLVLVGSDDQVTGPAEARTLVAGIPDARLAVVPGASHLVPVEQPAAVTDLLVRHFSTAWQPAYDSATGQMAIPAAPVKPVLAAPPPVGPVAEIAPPVVQPAVLGRPDPYDAGIKVRREVLGDAHVDRALASADEFSGDFQEFITRYAWGEIWDRPGLDRRSRSCVTLTALVAGGHLDELAFHTRAALRNGLTPDEIKEVLLQAAVYCGVPAANSAFKVAQQVIREETTPQE from the coding sequence GTGAGTGAGACACCGATGAACACCCTGCAATACCGCTTTGACGGGCCAGAAGACGCCCCGGTCCTGATCCTCGGTCCCTCACTGGGTACCACATGGCACATGTGGGACCGGCAGATACCGGAGCTGTCCAAGAACTGGCGGATCTTCCGGTTCGACCTCCCGGGCCACGGCGGCGCCCCCGCCTACCCGGCGGGTTCCGTCACCGAACTCGCGGGGCGGCTGCTCGCCACCCTCGACGGGCTCGGTGTGCAGCGCTTCGGATACGCGGGCTGCGCCTTCGGCGGAGCCATCGGTATCGAGCTGGCCCTGCGTCACCCGGAGCGGATCGCCTCGCTCGCCGTGATCGCCGCCTCACCCCGCTTCGGATCGGCCGACGAGTTCCGGCAGCGCGGGGTGATCGTGCGCAGCAACGGTCTTGACCCGATCGCGCGATCCTCGCCCGAGCGCTGGTTCACGAGCGGCTTCGCCGCCGCGCAGCCCGCGATCACCGAGTGGGCCGTGCAGATGGTGCGCACCACCGACCCCGGCTGCTACATCGCGGCCTGCGAGGCGCTCGCCGCGTTCGACGTACGCGTCGAACTGGGCCGCATCGGCGTCCCCACCCTCGTTCTCGTCGGCTCCGACGACCAGGTCACCGGACCCGCCGAGGCCCGCACGCTGGTCGCCGGGATACCGGACGCCCGCCTCGCCGTCGTACCCGGCGCCTCGCACCTGGTCCCCGTGGAGCAGCCGGCAGCGGTCACCGACCTGCTGGTACGGCACTTCTCCACCGCCTGGCAGCCCGCCTACGACTCGGCCACGGGCCAGATGGCCATCCCGGCGGCCCCGGTCAAGCCGGTGCTCGCGGCACCCCCGCCGGTCGGCCCCGTCGCCGAGATCGCCCCACCCGTCGTCCAGCCCGCGGTTCTGGGCAGGCCGGACCCCTACGACGCCGGGATCAAGGTGCGCCGCGAGGTGCTGGGCGACGCGCATGTGGACCGGGCGCTGGCCTCGGCGGACGAGTTCTCCGGGGACTTCCAGGAGTTCATCACGCGCTACGCGTGGGGCGAGATCTGGGACCGCCCGGGCCTCGACCGGCGTTCGCGCAGCTGCGTGACGCTCACCGCGCTGGTCGCGGGCGGTCACCTCGACGAGCTGGCCTTCCACACCCGCGCCGCCCTCCGCAACGGCCTCACCCCGGACGAGATCAAGGAGGTGCTGCTCCAGGCGGCCGTCTACTGCGGTGTCCCGGCCGCCAACAGCGCCTTCAAGGTGGCGCAGCAGGTCATCCGGGAGGAGACCACCCCCCAGGAGTGA
- a CDS encoding MBL fold metallo-hydrolase, with product MKLTKKSHACIRLEKDGRVLVIDPGTFTEEDAAVGAEAILVTHEHLDHFNEDRLRAGLESNPAAEIWTLKSVAEKISAAFPGRVHTVGHGDTFTAAGFDVQVHGELHAVIHPDIPRITNVGYLIDGGRVFHPGDALTVPEQPVETLMLPVMAPWNKIAEVIDYVREVKPQRAYDIHDALLTDLARPIYDHQIGSLGGSEHLRLAPGASADV from the coding sequence ATGAAGCTCACGAAGAAGTCGCATGCCTGCATCCGTCTCGAGAAGGACGGGCGTGTGCTCGTCATCGACCCGGGAACCTTCACCGAGGAGGATGCGGCCGTCGGCGCGGAAGCGATCCTGGTCACGCACGAGCACCTCGACCACTTCAACGAGGACCGGCTGCGGGCCGGTCTGGAGTCCAACCCGGCGGCCGAGATCTGGACGCTGAAGTCGGTCGCGGAGAAGATCTCCGCGGCCTTCCCGGGCCGTGTGCACACCGTCGGTCACGGCGACACGTTCACCGCCGCGGGCTTCGACGTCCAGGTGCACGGTGAACTGCACGCCGTGATCCACCCGGACATCCCGCGCATCACGAACGTCGGCTATCTCATCGACGGTGGTCGCGTCTTCCACCCGGGCGACGCCCTCACCGTGCCCGAGCAGCCGGTCGAGACGCTGATGCTCCCGGTCATGGCTCCCTGGAACAAGATCGCCGAGGTCATCGACTACGTCCGCGAGGTGAAGCCGCAGCGCGCGTACGACATCCACGACGCGCTCCTGACGGACCTCGCGCGCCCGATCTACGACCACCAGATCGGCTCCCTGGGCGGCTCCGAGCACCTGCGGCTCGCGCCGGGGGCGTCGGCGGACGTCTGA
- a CDS encoding exodeoxyribonuclease III gives MRIATWNVNSITARLPRLLAWLESSGTDVLCLQEAKVAAEQFPVDELRELGYEAAVHATGRWNGVAVLSRVGLEDVVKGLPGDPGYEGVEEPRAVSATCGPVRVWSVYVPNGREVDHPHYAYKIQWFEALKAAVAGDAAGSRPFAVLGDYNVAPTDDDVWDISLFEGATHVTPAERAALAALRESGLSDVVPRPLKYDHPFTYWDYRQLGFPKNRGMRIDLVYGNEPFAKAVTDSYVDREERKGKGASDHAPVVVDLDV, from the coding sequence ATGCGCATCGCGACCTGGAACGTGAACTCGATCACCGCTCGCCTCCCGAGGCTGCTGGCCTGGCTGGAGAGCAGTGGTACGGACGTGCTGTGCCTCCAGGAGGCCAAGGTCGCCGCCGAGCAGTTCCCCGTCGACGAGCTGCGCGAGCTGGGATACGAGGCGGCGGTTCATGCGACCGGGCGGTGGAACGGCGTGGCGGTGCTCTCCCGCGTCGGCCTGGAGGACGTGGTCAAGGGGCTGCCCGGCGACCCCGGTTACGAGGGCGTGGAGGAGCCCCGGGCCGTCTCCGCGACCTGCGGCCCGGTCCGCGTCTGGTCGGTGTACGTGCCGAACGGACGCGAGGTGGACCACCCCCACTACGCCTACAAGATCCAGTGGTTCGAGGCTCTCAAGGCCGCGGTCGCGGGCGATGCGGCGGGCAGCCGACCCTTCGCCGTGCTGGGCGACTACAACGTGGCGCCGACGGACGACGACGTCTGGGACATCTCCCTCTTCGAGGGGGCCACCCACGTCACCCCGGCCGAGCGGGCCGCCCTCGCCGCGCTGCGCGAGTCGGGTCTGTCGGACGTGGTCCCGCGGCCCCTGAAGTACGACCACCCGTTCACGTACTGGGACTACCGTCAGCTCGGCTTCCCCAAGAACCGCGGCATGCGCATCGACCTGGTCTACGGCAACGAGCCGTTCGCCAAAGCGGTCACCGACTCCTATGTGGACCGCGAGGAGCGCAAGGGCAAGGGCGCGTCGGACCACGCGCCGGTCGTGGTGGACCTCGACGTGTGA
- a CDS encoding DUF6278 family protein — translation MNIPFLRTWRKKHGPAFGVAVFSDGDDDSEGVAELLSECELLRSQAHQAGVELDDSVASLEALDQLLPRWRDDEESLPWLGNDAGLYLGSVIVRTVPGARWEVWPNGHPAVRLASGREIDVVASGHTWASSGAPELSQLYAEVAEG, via the coding sequence ATGAACATCCCTTTCCTGCGCACCTGGCGCAAGAAGCACGGTCCCGCCTTCGGCGTCGCGGTGTTCTCCGACGGTGATGACGACTCCGAGGGCGTCGCCGAACTCCTCTCCGAGTGCGAACTGCTGCGCTCGCAGGCCCATCAGGCGGGCGTCGAACTCGACGACTCCGTCGCCTCGTTGGAAGCGCTGGACCAGCTGCTGCCGCGCTGGCGCGACGACGAGGAGAGCCTGCCATGGCTCGGCAACGACGCGGGGCTCTATCTCGGCTCGGTCATCGTGCGCACGGTGCCCGGCGCCCGCTGGGAGGTGTGGCCCAACGGCCACCCGGCGGTGCGGCTGGCCTCCGGCCGGGAGATCGATGTCGTCGCCTCCGGCCACACCTGGGCGTCCAGCGGCGCCCCCGAACTCTCCCAGCTGTACGCCGAGGTGGCGGAGGGGTAG
- a CDS encoding amino acid ABC transporter ATP-binding protein — MAVDPLIELQGVNKHFGELHVLQDINLTVGKGEVVVVIGPSGSGKSTLCRAINRLETIESGAIRLEGRPLPDEGKALARLRAEVGMVFQSFNLFAHKTILQNVSLAQIKVRGRKKEEADRRSLELLDRVGLASQAPKYPAQLSGGQQQRVAIARALAMDPKALLFDEPTSALDPEMINEVLEVMRQLARDGMTMVVVTHEMGFARSAANRVVFMADGRVVEDRTPEEFFTNPRSDRAKDFLSKILKH; from the coding sequence ATGGCTGTCGATCCTCTGATCGAACTGCAGGGCGTGAACAAACACTTCGGCGAGTTGCATGTCCTCCAGGACATCAACCTCACCGTCGGCAAGGGGGAGGTGGTCGTGGTCATCGGCCCCTCGGGGTCGGGCAAGTCAACCCTGTGCAGGGCGATCAACCGGCTGGAGACCATCGAGTCCGGCGCCATCAGGCTCGAAGGCCGGCCGCTGCCGGACGAGGGCAAGGCGCTCGCCAGGCTCCGCGCCGAGGTCGGGATGGTCTTCCAGTCCTTCAACCTCTTCGCCCACAAGACGATCCTGCAGAACGTCTCACTGGCCCAGATCAAGGTCCGTGGCCGCAAGAAGGAGGAGGCCGACCGGCGCTCCCTCGAGCTCCTGGACCGCGTGGGCCTCGCCTCCCAGGCCCCGAAGTACCCGGCGCAGCTCTCCGGCGGCCAGCAGCAGCGCGTGGCCATCGCCCGCGCCCTCGCCATGGACCCCAAGGCCCTGCTGTTCGACGAGCCGACCTCGGCACTCGACCCCGAGATGATCAACGAGGTCCTCGAAGTCATGCGGCAGCTCGCGCGCGACGGCATGACCATGGTCGTCGTCACCCACGAGATGGGCTTCGCGCGCTCCGCCGCCAACCGCGTCGTGTTCATGGCCGACGGCCGCGTCGTCGAGGACCGCACCCCCGAGGAGTTCTTCACCAACCCGCGCAGCGACCGCGCCAAGGACTTCCTCTCCAAGATCCTCAAGCACTAG
- a CDS encoding glutamate ABC transporter substrate-binding protein, with protein MIRTTRTRLAVAALVCIALLTAACGKEGSPPTKGPAAGKLPHYQVAEGFELPSSPTWERARKRGYLNIGVKEDQPYLGEKDPASGTYSGFDIEIARMMSASLGFDPSTIRFKTIASANRETALQNGQIDFYVGTYTINDNRKKLVGFAGPYYMAGQSLLVRKNENDIHGPQDLAGKRVCSAAGSTPYQRIQTDYPRATLVAYDTYSVCVDNLLTYQVDAVTTDDAILIGYAAKVPDELKVVGKPFSKEPYGIGVPRDDNALRFALDDALEAREKNGDWKRAYEATLGLSGVPAPTPPAIDRYPAS; from the coding sequence ATGATCCGTACGACACGTACGCGCCTCGCCGTGGCCGCCCTCGTGTGCATCGCGCTGCTGACCGCCGCCTGCGGCAAGGAGGGCAGTCCGCCCACCAAGGGACCGGCCGCCGGCAAACTGCCCCACTACCAGGTGGCGGAGGGTTTCGAGCTCCCTTCCTCGCCCACCTGGGAGAGGGCCAGAAAGCGCGGCTACCTCAACATCGGCGTCAAGGAGGACCAGCCGTACCTGGGCGAGAAGGACCCGGCGAGCGGCACCTACTCCGGCTTCGACATCGAGATCGCCAGGATGATGTCGGCCTCGCTCGGCTTCGACCCGAGCACCATCCGCTTCAAGACGATCGCCTCGGCCAACCGCGAAACCGCCCTGCAGAACGGTCAGATCGACTTCTACGTCGGCACCTACACCATCAACGACAACCGCAAGAAACTCGTCGGCTTCGCGGGCCCCTACTACATGGCCGGACAGTCGCTGCTCGTACGCAAGAACGAGAACGACATCCACGGTCCCCAGGACCTCGCCGGCAAACGCGTCTGCTCGGCGGCCGGTTCGACGCCGTACCAGCGCATCCAGACCGACTATCCGAGGGCGACGCTCGTCGCCTACGACACCTACTCGGTCTGCGTCGACAATCTGCTCACCTACCAGGTCGACGCCGTCACCACCGACGACGCGATCCTGATCGGCTACGCGGCGAAGGTGCCCGACGAACTCAAGGTCGTCGGCAAGCCGTTCTCGAAGGAGCCGTACGGCATCGGCGTGCCGCGCGACGACAACGCGCTGCGGTTCGCGCTCGACGACGCTTTGGAGGCTCGTGAGAAGAACGGCGACTGGAAGAGGGCGTACGAGGCGACGCTCGGGCTCTCCGGAGTGCCGGCGCCCACCCCGCCCGCCATCGACCGCTACCCGGCGAGCTGA
- a CDS encoding amino acid ABC transporter permease, whose product MNVLIDNFHTFAQGFLGTVELTVYASVLALVLGFLMASFRVAPVGSLRAFGTVWVTVLRNTPLTLLFFAVLLGLPRFGLVLPFKVFAVLALGCYTSAFICEALRSGINTVPKGQGEAARSLGMTFSQTLSVVVLPQAFRSVIPPIGSTLIALAKNSAIAGAFSVNELLGTYKTLSELGYNIVWTFVWIAVGYLIITLTISAIFNYLEQRWGVAR is encoded by the coding sequence GTGAACGTACTGATCGACAACTTCCACACCTTCGCCCAGGGATTCCTCGGCACGGTCGAACTCACCGTCTACGCGAGTGTGCTGGCCCTCGTGCTCGGCTTCCTGATGGCGTCGTTCCGGGTCGCGCCGGTCGGCTCCCTGCGGGCCTTCGGCACGGTGTGGGTGACCGTGCTGCGCAACACCCCGCTCACCCTGCTGTTCTTCGCCGTGCTGCTCGGGCTGCCCCGGTTCGGACTCGTGCTGCCCTTCAAGGTGTTCGCGGTTCTGGCGCTCGGCTGTTACACCTCCGCGTTCATCTGCGAGGCGCTGCGCTCGGGCATCAACACCGTGCCCAAGGGACAGGGCGAGGCGGCCCGCAGCCTCGGCATGACCTTCAGTCAGACGCTGTCCGTGGTCGTCCTGCCGCAGGCGTTCCGGTCCGTGATCCCGCCCATCGGCTCCACGCTCATCGCCCTCGCCAAGAACTCGGCGATCGCCGGGGCGTTCAGCGTCAACGAACTGCTCGGGACCTACAAGACGCTGAGCGAACTCGGCTACAACATCGTCTGGACCTTCGTCTGGATCGCCGTCGGCTATCTGATCATCACCCTCACCATCAGCGCGATCTTCAACTACCTCGAACAGCGCTGGGGAGTCGCCCGATGA
- a CDS encoding amino acid ABC transporter permease produces the protein MTATAPESTALYDVPGPRTRQRHRLYAAVSTALILALVGWILYLLFDTDQFTYTKWMPFEYKGIQELLLRGLGNTLKAFAMAAVLSLALGTVLATGRLSDHRPVRWVSALVVEFFRAMPVLVMIFFIFVALKVQPLPALVAGLTLYNGSVLAEVFRSGVNSVERGQREAAFALGMRKTQVMTYVLVPQAVRAMLPAIISQLVVALKDTSLGYLITYEEFLHAGKLIASNLDYDLPFIPVVMVISPIYIGMCMLLSWFAQWVSRREQRSPKTEAVHVAPAEPGTLLPGGGPPTAPRL, from the coding sequence ATGACCGCTACCGCCCCCGAATCCACCGCCCTGTACGACGTTCCCGGACCCAGGACCCGTCAACGACATCGGCTCTACGCGGCCGTCTCCACCGCCCTGATCCTCGCCCTGGTCGGCTGGATCCTCTATCTCCTCTTCGACACCGACCAGTTCACGTACACGAAGTGGATGCCGTTCGAGTACAAGGGCATCCAGGAACTGCTGCTGCGGGGACTGGGCAACACGCTGAAGGCCTTCGCGATGGCCGCGGTGCTCTCGCTGGCGCTGGGCACCGTGCTCGCGACGGGGCGCCTGTCCGACCACCGTCCGGTGCGCTGGGTCTCCGCGCTGGTCGTCGAGTTCTTCCGCGCCATGCCCGTACTGGTGATGATCTTCTTCATCTTCGTGGCACTGAAGGTGCAGCCGCTGCCCGCGCTGGTCGCGGGGCTCACCCTCTACAACGGCTCGGTGCTCGCCGAGGTCTTCCGCTCCGGCGTCAACTCCGTCGAACGCGGCCAGCGGGAGGCCGCGTTCGCGCTCGGCATGCGCAAGACCCAGGTCATGACGTACGTCCTCGTCCCGCAGGCCGTGCGGGCCATGCTGCCCGCCATCATCAGCCAACTCGTGGTGGCCCTGAAGGACACCTCGCTCGGCTATCTCATCACCTACGAGGAGTTTCTCCACGCCGGGAAACTGATCGCCTCGAACCTCGACTACGATTTGCCGTTCATCCCCGTGGTGATGGTGATCTCGCCGATCTACATCGGGATGTGCATGCTGCTCTCCTGGTTCGCCCAGTGGGTGTCCCGGCGGGAGCAGCGCAGTCCCAAGACCGAGGCCGTGCACGTGGCACCGGCCGAACCAGGGACGCTGCTGCCCGGTGGGGGTCCCCCCACAGCCCCGCGACTGTAG
- a CDS encoding CocE/NonD family hydrolase, whose product MGHHRHALRTSAVGAVSAALIAGTALGLAPTAQAASAAVRFVDIAGDGGTVLKANVVTPAGADGSRRYPLLVMPTSWGLPQVEYLAQAQKLADSGYVVLTYNVRGFWQSGGEIEVAGPPDVADASKVIDWALANTPADAQKVGMAGVSYGAGISLLAAAHDKRIKAVSAMSGWADLIDSIYSGRTQHSQATALLGVAGTITGRPSAELQQTLKDFFASNLSKEQEMIAWGKKRSPETYVDQLNKNGAAVFMANGWGDTIFPPNQYARFYEELTGPKRLEFRPGDHATAEATGLFGLPNDVWTDTGRWFDHYLRGVDNGIDREQPVQLKPRTTGAYEGYPDWKSVGATSEKIALAGTTTIHTNVDSGADGGIIFLSSILDQIAQVPPMASIPLLPRRWAAVWQSERYASVQRVRGTTTLHTTLTPTEESGTLVAYLYDVGPLGLGKLVSNAPYTFHGRTPGKPFGVDLELYSTAYDVPAGHRLALVVDTVDPLYIEHNPSGAQLTFSSPANDPSYVSVPLREQ is encoded by the coding sequence GTGGGACACCATCGTCATGCCCTGCGCACGTCCGCCGTCGGTGCCGTATCCGCAGCCCTGATCGCCGGTACCGCCCTCGGGCTCGCCCCCACCGCCCAGGCGGCCTCAGCCGCCGTCCGCTTCGTCGACATCGCCGGAGACGGCGGCACGGTCCTCAAGGCCAATGTCGTCACCCCCGCGGGCGCCGACGGCAGCCGCAGGTACCCGCTCCTCGTCATGCCGACGAGCTGGGGCCTGCCGCAGGTCGAGTACCTCGCACAGGCCCAGAAGCTCGCCGACTCCGGCTATGTGGTGCTCACGTACAACGTGCGCGGCTTCTGGCAGTCCGGCGGCGAGATAGAAGTGGCGGGACCGCCCGACGTGGCCGACGCCTCCAAGGTGATCGACTGGGCGCTGGCGAACACCCCCGCCGACGCCCAGAAGGTCGGCATGGCGGGCGTCTCCTACGGCGCCGGGATCAGCCTGCTCGCCGCCGCGCACGACAAGAGGATCAAGGCGGTCTCCGCCATGAGCGGCTGGGCCGACCTCATCGACTCGATCTACTCGGGCCGCACCCAGCACTCGCAGGCCACCGCCCTGCTCGGCGTCGCGGGGACCATCACCGGGCGCCCGAGCGCCGAACTCCAGCAGACGCTCAAGGACTTCTTCGCCTCGAACCTTTCGAAGGAGCAGGAGATGATCGCCTGGGGGAAGAAACGTTCCCCCGAGACCTACGTCGACCAGCTCAACAAGAACGGCGCGGCCGTCTTCATGGCCAACGGCTGGGGCGACACGATCTTCCCGCCCAACCAGTACGCCAGGTTCTACGAGGAGTTGACCGGCCCCAAGCGCCTGGAGTTCCGCCCCGGCGACCACGCCACCGCCGAGGCGACCGGTCTGTTCGGGCTCCCCAACGACGTGTGGACGGACACCGGCCGCTGGTTCGACCACTACCTCAGGGGCGTCGACAACGGCATCGACCGGGAGCAGCCCGTCCAGCTCAAGCCTCGCACCACCGGCGCCTACGAGGGCTACCCGGACTGGAAGTCGGTCGGCGCGACCAGCGAGAAGATCGCCCTCGCGGGCACCACCACGATCCACACCAACGTCGACTCGGGCGCGGACGGCGGGATCATCTTCCTCTCCAGCATCCTCGACCAGATCGCCCAGGTCCCCCCGATGGCGTCGATCCCGCTGCTGCCGCGCCGCTGGGCGGCCGTCTGGCAGTCGGAGCGGTACGCGAGCGTCCAGCGAGTGCGCGGGACCACCACGCTGCACACCACGCTCACTCCGACCGAGGAGAGCGGCACCCTCGTCGCCTATCTCTACGACGTGGGCCCGCTCGGCCTCGGCAAGCTGGTCAGCAACGCGCCGTACACCTTCCACGGGCGGACGCCCGGAAAGCCGTTCGGCGTCGACCTGGAGCTGTACTCCACGGCCTACGACGTGCCGGCAGGACATCGGCTCGCCCTGGTCGTCGACACGGTCGACCCGCTCTACATCGAGCACAACCCGTCCGGCGCGCAGCTGACCTTCTCCTCACCGGCGAACGACCCGTCCTACGTGTCCGTTCCCCTGCGCGAGCAGTGA
- the ggt gene encoding gamma-glutamyltransferase: MRRPVARNLAVLAVSAAVVSVGAAAPPSAGTASSRATPAKVPVAVGYGGAVASVDADASAAGIEVLKKGGNAVDAAVATAAALGVTEPYSSGVGGGGYFVYYDAKSRTVHTIDGRETAPLTADSGLFLENGRPLAFADAVTSGLSVGTPGTPATWQTALDSWGSKRLGSVLKPAERIARDGFTVDATFRSQTESNQARFKNFPDTAKLFLPGGSLPVVGSIFTNPDLAKTYEELGKKGVGAIYHGDLGEDIVATVNKPPVDPASGYNARPGKLSSKDLAAYRAKRQAPTETSYRGRKVYSIAPSSSGGTTVGEALNILEKTDLSKASDVQYLHHYIEASRIAFADRGRWVGDPAFEDVPTKELLSQKYADSRACLIKDDAVLTSPLAPGDPRRPAACSTGGTAAPTTYEGENTTHLTVADKWGNVVSYTLTIEQTGGSGITVPGRGFLLNNELTDFSFTPANPAVHDPNLPGPGKRPRSSISPTIVLDRHNQPVVALGSPGGATIITTVLQTLTEFLDRGLPLVDAIAAPRASQRNAAQTELEPGLYDSALRTRLEALGHSFKLNPEIGAATGVQRLPDGRWLAAAEKVRRGGGSAMVVRPAS, encoded by the coding sequence ATGCGTCGCCCTGTTGCGCGGAATCTGGCGGTCTTGGCGGTTTCGGCCGCGGTGGTGTCGGTCGGCGCGGCGGCGCCACCCAGCGCCGGGACGGCTTCCTCCCGTGCCACCCCGGCGAAGGTGCCGGTCGCCGTCGGCTACGGCGGTGCCGTGGCCAGCGTCGACGCCGACGCCTCCGCCGCCGGGATCGAGGTCCTGAAGAAGGGCGGCAACGCGGTGGACGCGGCGGTCGCCACCGCGGCGGCCCTGGGCGTCACCGAGCCGTACTCCTCCGGCGTCGGCGGGGGCGGCTACTTCGTCTACTACGACGCCAAGTCCCGTACGGTGCATACGATCGACGGCCGTGAGACCGCGCCGCTGACCGCCGACTCGGGGCTCTTCCTGGAGAACGGCCGGCCGCTCGCCTTCGCGGACGCCGTCACCAGCGGGCTGAGCGTGGGCACGCCGGGCACGCCGGCCACCTGGCAGACGGCGTTGGACAGCTGGGGCAGCAAGCGGCTCGGGAGCGTGCTGAAGCCCGCGGAGCGGATCGCGCGCGACGGGTTCACGGTGGACGCGACCTTCCGCTCGCAGACCGAGTCCAACCAGGCGCGCTTCAAGAACTTCCCCGACACCGCGAAGCTGTTCCTGCCCGGCGGCTCGCTCCCCGTGGTCGGATCGATCTTCACCAACCCCGATCTCGCCAAGACGTATGAGGAGTTGGGCAAGAAGGGCGTCGGCGCGATCTACCACGGCGACCTCGGCGAGGACATCGTCGCCACCGTGAACAAGCCCCCGGTGGACCCGGCTTCGGGCTACAACGCCCGCCCGGGCAAGCTGTCGTCGAAGGACCTGGCGGCCTATCGGGCGAAGCGACAGGCGCCGACGGAGACGTCGTACCGTGGCCGGAAGGTCTACTCGATCGCCCCGTCCTCCTCCGGCGGCACCACGGTCGGCGAGGCCCTCAACATCCTTGAGAAGACGGACCTTTCGAAGGCGAGCGACGTCCAGTACCTGCACCACTACATCGAGGCCAGCCGGATCGCGTTCGCGGACCGGGGGCGCTGGGTGGGCGACCCCGCCTTCGAGGACGTCCCCACGAAGGAACTCCTCTCGCAGAAGTACGCCGACTCGCGCGCCTGCCTGATCAAGGACGACGCGGTCCTGACGAGCCCGCTCGCACCGGGCGACCCGCGCCGTCCGGCGGCCTGCTCCACCGGCGGCACGGCCGCCCCGACGACGTACGAGGGCGAGAACACCACCCACCTCACGGTGGCCGACAAGTGGGGCAACGTCGTCTCCTACACCCTCACCATCGAGCAGACCGGCGGCAGCGGGATCACGGTCCCGGGGCGCGGATTCCTCCTCAACAACGAGCTGACGGACTTCTCCTTCACCCCGGCCAACCCGGCCGTCCACGACCCGAACCTGCCCGGCCCCGGTAAGCGCCCGCGCTCGTCGATCTCCCCGACGATCGTCCTGGACCGGCACAACCAGCCCGTGGTGGCGCTCGGTTCGCCCGGCGGGGCGACCATCATCACCACCGTCCTGCAGACCCTGACGGAGTTCCTGGACCGGGGGCTGCCGCTGGTGGACGCCATCGCAGCCCCGCGCGCCAGCCAGCGCAACGCGGCCCAGACCGAACTCGAACCCGGCCTGTACGACAGCGCCCTGCGGACCAGGCTCGAAGCCCTCGGCCACTCCTTCAAGCTCAACCCCGAGATCGGCGCCGCGACGGGCGTCCAACGCCTCCCCGACGGCCGGTGGCTGGCGGCCGCCGAGAAGGTACGGCGCGGTGGCGGCTCGGCGATGGTGGTGCGACCGGCGTCGTAG
- the map gene encoding type I methionyl aminopeptidase yields the protein MVELKTDTSIDEMYEAGQVVGRALTAVRKVADVGVSLLELDEVAHQVLRDAGAGSPFLGYRPSFAPTPFPAVICASVNDAIVHGIPTGYRLRDGDLVSLDFGAELGGWVGDSAISFIVGEPRVADVRLVETAERALAAGIEAAVVGNRIGDIAHAVGAVCRAAGYGIPDGFGGHGVGRRMHEDPSVPNEGRPGRGLPLRHGMVLAIEPMLIGGGTDGFHAAPDGWTLRTDDGSRAAHTEHTVAITRTGPRILTAR from the coding sequence ATGGTGGAACTCAAGACGGACACGTCGATCGACGAGATGTACGAAGCGGGGCAGGTCGTGGGCCGGGCGCTCACGGCGGTGCGCAAGGTGGCGGACGTGGGCGTCTCGTTGCTGGAGCTGGACGAGGTCGCCCACCAGGTGCTGCGCGACGCGGGAGCCGGCTCCCCCTTCCTCGGCTACCGTCCCTCGTTCGCGCCCACCCCCTTCCCCGCGGTCATCTGCGCCTCGGTGAACGACGCGATCGTGCACGGCATCCCGACCGGTTACCGGTTGCGGGACGGCGATCTGGTCTCCTTAGACTTCGGGGCCGAACTGGGCGGCTGGGTCGGCGACTCGGCGATCAGCTTCATCGTGGGCGAGCCGCGCGTGGCCGACGTACGGCTCGTGGAGACCGCCGAGCGGGCCCTCGCGGCGGGCATCGAGGCGGCAGTCGTCGGCAATCGGATCGGGGACATCGCGCACGCCGTGGGCGCGGTGTGCCGCGCGGCGGGGTACGGCATCCCGGACGGCTTCGGAGGTCACGGCGTGGGCCGCCGCATGCACGAGGACCCGTCCGTCCCGAACGAGGGCCGCCCGGGCCGCGGCCTCCCCCTCCGCCACGGCATGGTGCTCGCGATCGAGCCCATGCTCATCGGCGGCGGCACCGACGGCTTCCACGCGGCGCCCGACGGCTGGACGCTGCGCACCGACGACGGCTCCCGCGCGGCCCACACGGAACACACGGTGGCCATCACCCGGACGGGCCCACGCATCCTCACGGCACGCTGA